The DNA region AAAGGTGAACTGCCCCCAGTTCCTGAGTCAGATCCTCACTATTAGAGGGGGACAGGAGGTAGTTTCAATCTTGAAATTGAGTCACCCTGGGGAGGAACAATGGGCATAGACCCAAGGCTCTAGAATGAGTCATCTCTTTACAGACCAATGAAAAGTCAGAGGCAGCATCCCACCTGGTACATGATACACGTTGGGGAATTGAGGTCCAGAGCGGGAGCAGGGTTcttctgaggtcacacagcagagGGGATAGAGACAGGGAGGCCTGATTCCCGACAAAGACGGTTGGATGGGAGAGCCGATTGCTGTGGGAGACACATCGGCATTCCCCCTTCTCCCAGTGGGAGATGCCCCCGCCAGCTGTTTCTATTCCAGACAGTGAGAAGAGGGGTGAGTCAGCCCCCAGCACACGCgctcgcgcacacacacacacacacacacacacacacacacgcagatgGACTGGGAGCTGATTTTCTGGGACGCCAAGTTTCCTGACTCAGCACTGGGAATCTTGGCTGAGTGTGTTCTGGGAAATGTCAGGCCTACAGGAAACAGAGGACTCCCACTCGAGCCATCCCGCgggtgggtggggagcagagagagcaggGTGTGTGAGGGAACAGAGGCTCAGTGTGCAAGTGAGGGGGTTTATGTACACGGCAGAATTGAGGTTGTGAGTCGGAGACATTTGGCGAGCAAGGCAGAGGATTTATAAGCTCACGGAAGGAGGATGGGTGCCAGGATGTGGGTGTTTGTGCAAAGTGGAGGGGCTCTATGTACAGGAAAATGTTTGCTTGGTAGAAATGCCTTTCAAAGGAGAGACGTTGAGCCTGCcaggaggaaaaataagaagGGAGGTTGGCAAGATGTTCCAGCAAAGAGGCGTGACGTCTGTAAGGAAAAGTGATGTTTCCAAGAAAGACAGTATAGGGAACTGAAAGGTCCGCCGCTTATAAGGCACTTTTAAGTGGGTGGAAAGGTAAAAGGGCTGGTGAGCGCCCAACAGCGCCCTGCAATCCCCGTTAGCCCAGCGCCTGGGTCCCGCCCCTAGCCCCGCCTCCTGCGCACCGAGGGATGCGCTTCGTGCCTGTCAGCAATTCACTGTTTCGCCATTGGCTAACTGACCGGAGGGGGCGGGCGTGCAGATGTTCCCGGAAGCAGAGCAGGCCCCATGCGTCTCGGGCCTGGAACTGAACCGTTGGTGCTTAGCAACTGGGGGAGGTGCCCAGTAACGCGGTGGGGGGACTCGGGAGGAATTGTGGGTGCCTAGCAACAGAGGGTAAGGTGGTGCCTAGCAACGAGGGGCTCAGAAAGGTAGAGAGGTAGCCCTGGAGGATCTGTGGGTGTCTAGCAACGGGGGAGGACCCTAGCAACAGCGGGGGTGGGAAGGCACCAGGGGAGAACTTTGGGTTCCTGCCAACCAGCGGGGGTAACCAGGAGAAACTGTGGGCATCTATTAGCAAAGGAGGAGGTCTTTGGTAGATGGCAGTCTTAGAGAAGGTGGACACGGGAATGTGGGGGGCCCTGCAAAGAAGGGCAAAGCCAAGAGGCCAGTCCAAGAACTCTTATATATAATCCATCCTCttgatctgagttcaaagccagcctcagcaacttaccgaggccctaagcaattcagtgagaccctgtctctaaataaaatacaaaaaagggctgggggtgtggctcagtggttaagtgctcctggattcaatccctggtaccaataataataataataataataatccctcCTCTTGTCTCTTAGGCAATGTGGCTAGAGGTGGTTGGTGTACTGCATGGGACCTGTGGACAACTGGGCCGGACTGTTGGTCTGCCTTGTTGGGGCCGGGTGCCTAGGCCCCACTGGTGGGTAAGAGACTGGAGAGATGGTCCCCAAGGGGAGGGGGCCTGAGGAGGGTTCAAGAGGTAAAAGAACAGGGAGGAGGACtgagggtggctcagtggtagagtgcttgcctagcatgcatgaagccctaggttcgatccccagcactccaaaaaagtaaaaacaaaacagggaagGGACCCAAAGGTCCAGGCAGACCCTATGTCCTCCACTTCTTACCAAAGTCCACATCTCTTGCAGGGACCATGTAGGGGTTCTTGGGCCCAAAAGTTTCATCAGGATGGGCCTGGAAGAGGCCTGCGCGAGGAGGATATTCGCAGAGCACGGGAGGCCCGTCTCAGAAAGACACCCCGGCCCCAGGTACCATTGCCCCTCATCCTGTAACACCCATGAAGGCTGCTGGCTCCCTGATCTTGAGGACATGGTTGGTGGCAGGTTGGGTGGACTCCCCCAGCTCTGCGGCCACCTTCTCACCCTCAGACCTTTTCTCCATTTCCCAGCTGAGCAATCGCTCTCAAGAACGCAAGGTACCTGTCTCCCGCATCAGTCGACTGGCGAGCTTTGGGGGTAGGTGTGACTTTTGGGGATCTGGATATGACTTAGAtcagaagaatgaagaaagggaaagatgaaTCAGAAATGAAGAGGACAGAGAGACAGGGAAAGAATGACAAAGACCAAGGCCTGCAAGCCAAGAGAAATAGAGGAATGTAAATGAtggtaatatttattgagaacctttAATGTACAAGGTCCCCTACACAGTGAACTCCTGTACTGAGTTGATGAGTAATTTATTTCCATTCCATAGATGAGGAAATAGCAGCTAAGAGAGGAGATTGCCTTGACTCTGGGTCATGCTACAGGGTTGTTCAAACCTGCACAAAATAATTTAGTGGGTTGCAACtaacattctttaaaaagaataaagccaggcgtggtggttcatgcctttagtcccagctaattgggaggctgaggtgggaggatcacttctctctctctttctctccctctccctctctctctctctctctctctctctctctctctctctctctctctcacacacacacacacacacacacacacacacacacaagtaaagGCCAGGTGAGGTTacacacactgtaatcccagcaatttgggaatctggagcaggaggatcacaattttaaggctagcctcagcaatttagcaagatcctgtcttaaaatacaaaataaaaagggctgggggtagagctcagtggtagagcgtccctgtgttcaattcccagtactgggagaaaaaaaaaattcagttgaaaaagGCAGTCTAGTGCACTGATTAGAGTTTTGGCACCAGGCTACCGACGGTTCCAAGGGTGACTCTTCTGCATCCTCACCTTGtcactttgggcaagttacttaacttctctgagcttcaattCCCTTTTCTGTAAAACAGAAGTTTTTCTGTAAAACATTTTTCCAGAGGTGAGAGGATGAAATGATTTAATGCATATGAGGCACTGAAAACAGTACTTGGTGTGTAGCAAGCACTCAGAAAATGCCAGCCGCAATGATTTATAGTAATGGTGACAGTTAAAGAGGCACAGAGATTCAAGATGTCATGTAGATAAGGAGAGGAAGCAGAACAAATCAGAGCTGGAGAGAGAACATGAAAGGGAGGAACAGAGAAGAGACCTAGAAAGGTGTGGAGGAAGGGGTAGAGATGGAGAAATAACTGCCACAGTAAAGGGGAGACAAACGTGAAGAGGTGTGGGCGATGAAACAGGAGTCGCCTCATTCCAGGGCATTCTTAACCCTAGGTGAACACTAGAATCAGCTGGGGTGCTTAAAAAACTGCAAATTCCCAGGCCGCATCTCAGACCAGTTTAATCAGAATCTCAGGGGTAGGTAAATCTGGGCCTCCAATGTACAAAAACCCTGCAGATGACTCTGATGTGCAGTCAGGGCTCCCAGTTGCTAGGAGGGAGGTAGAGACTTGGCAGAGAAGGATAAAAGAAAGGGAGAGCATCACCTAGAAGGCATACCCGAGCAAAGAGAGAGTCAGAACCTCAGTTGGAAACAGAGATGCAGAGAGCTCAATAAAGGGTCGGGAGACAAGCATTCAAGAGAGAcctggagcagagagggaggggaggcctCAGGTAAGCAGGCACTATGGCTCCTTTCTCCCTGTCCAGGACTGGCCGTGAGCTTGGGGCTAGGAGCACTGGCCGAGGTAGCCAAGAAGTCCCTGCCAGGAGGACATCAGCAGTCAGGTGAGTGAGCCATACTGTCTGGGTTCAGGTCCTTGCTAAGTGACCTGGGGTAAGTGGTGCCACCCCTGAGCTgcaatttcctcatctgaaaatgagGGTCATGATAATATGCTTCCCTTTTAGGGTCATTCTGCTCAGAACAGGACTAAAGCCACAATCAGGGCTTTGATAAATAGGAGCAGACCATCCAAGAAAAGGTGTTAGCCATTGGGAGTTCCTAACTTTAAGCAGAAgagaaaagctaaaaaaaagtAGGAGTGCCTGTCGGGTCTGTGGAACTAGATGTATAGCATTTGTGGGTGAGATGCCTCAACAAGTCAGGGCCCTGAAACAAAAGCGAGGGTACATATTCAGTTTAGATCAAGactgaagccaggtgtggtggtacacgcctctaatcccagcaatttaggaggctgaggcaggaggattaaaagttccaggcctccacaatttagcaagcctctatctcaaaatacagtataataaaggtctgaggatgtaggtcagtggtagaatgctcttggattcaattcccagtatcacagaaaaccaaaagaaaacaataccAATATAATCAGACAGTGTATTCTCccgtgtctggcttcttttgtgAGAGATGTCTGTGAGCGTCTGGGAGGGGAAGCACATTGAGTTTAGGCATGTGCCTTATTAGAAACGTCCCAACTATTTTCCAGAGGCTTGAGCCAACACCCTCCCGTAAGCAGTGTAACCTATCTTTGTGAGCACTTGGTATCTCcataataataaattcatattagCCGTTCTAATAACCATGTACTGtgcttattgattatttttttgatTGTGATACTAATGGTTGTTCTCTCCTCCCCAGAGGGCGGCTCCAAGCTGGGCTCCAGCCCTTTCCTGTCAGAGGCCAATGCTGAACGGATCGTGCAGACCTTGTGTACAGTCCGGGGGGCTGCCCTCAAGGTTGGCCAAATGCTCAGCATCCAGGGTACAGCTTGACTGGCAGCTCCTGACCCCTGACTTGAcctccaccccatccccacccaccAACAAGCCCAAATTCAGATACTCACATGgacccctcctcctctctcctcactGTCCCCTGGTCCTGCTGTCTCCCAAGACAACAGCTTCATCAGCCCCCAGCTGCAGCGCATTTTTGAGCGAGTCCGCCAGAGTGCTGACTTCATGCCCCGCTGGCAGATGCTGGTGAGTGCCTGTGGGAGGGGCTGGCAAGGGGGCTCGATGCTCAGCACACACCTGCCCCTCCCTTAATTGCCCTACTCCCTgtccctgggcctcagtctctCCATATGTAAAATGGGTGTCACCAAAGTACACACCTCATACACACACCATTGTGATTAGGTGAGAGGATGCAGAGCACTTTATTCAGTTGCAGGCGGGACTCAGCACTGTCAAGGCAGCAAAGCACAATAGTTAGGGTTCAGAGCCCATCTCTGCCAGTCACACATGTGCTttgatctctctgtgcctcagtttacctTATCTGGGAAATAACAATAGTGATAGGCACACCTGTGTCATGGGGTTACGTAAATTAGTATGTAATTTGTATACTCGAGCACTTAGAACTACCCCGTCACACCCTGAGTGGTAGACAAGTTTTAGCTgtgattattactttttttttgtaatgaaataTCTGTAGCTAGGCTGGCACAGTCTATTGTGCCACCTGACACTGAGTCAGTGCCCAGGGCACGGGCTGTTCTGTGGCCTCCAGAGTCTAGCTGTTGCAGTCTTCAGTCTCTGTTCTGGTCACTACTGTGCGATCCTTGGTAGCTGTTGCCTCTCTGAATAGGATTTGGCCCACAGGACGCTCTTCTTGATCATGTTAATATTCAGGTAATAATATATAGTTAGGAGTATAATAAAGGATTATTATCAATCTTAACTAAAATCAAAGCGATTCCCAAAACTACCTGCACAGCTTAGGAAGTGTGGGCTCAGGAGAGCAGCTGGGCAGGcttctctctgagcttcagtttccacACCTGCACAGAGGGGTAGCAGCCAAGAGCTTCCCCAAGGTTGTGAATACACCAGGCCCTCAGCATGGGGAGTGACCTCAGCCACCCAGAAATGTGAAATGATTGTTTTGACCACTCCCCACAGAGAGTTCTCGAAGAGGAGCTGGGCAAGGATTGGCAGACCAAGGTGGCCTCCCTGGAGGAGGTACCCTTTGCTGCTGCCTCAATCGGGCAGGTGCACCGGGGTTTGCTGAGGGATGGGACAGAGGTGGCTGTGAAGATCCAGGTGAgtggggaggctgggcagggtggggtggtCACCCTGCTGTCCCAGAGCAGTGACTGCCaatcccccttccttccctcgcAGTACCCAGGTGTTGCCCAGAGCATCCAGAGTGACGTGCAGAACCTGCTGGCTGTGCTCAAGATGAGCACGGCCCTGCCAGAGGGTGAGGCGCCCACTCTGTCCCTGACCAAGGGAGAAATGCCCGAAGAGAGAAAGCGGGGCTGGCCAGAGGGCAAGCACGGGGAGGGTGGGGGTGTGGTGTGCACACTAGTGTGTAAGCAACAGGAAGGAGGATGCTGAGCAGGGAGAGTCCAGAGAGCAGAGTATGTGGCACAGCCACAAAGAGATGAAGCCCGGACCAAAATCCCAGAAATACACAGGGTGATCAGTGTGGGGACACCAGCTGTAGGCACAGAAAAGCCGCAGAAGCAGAAAGGGAGAGCGAGCAGGACAGCTTGTTGTTGGAGCACAGGAGATGGTGCCTGCAGAAGACGGAGCAGGAGGCTCGTGTGAGAGAGGGAGCGCAGGAGGCAGGCCTAGAAGGGAGAGGCAAGGAGAAATGTGGGAGTGTGAGCACAGTGCACTGCCGTGGAGGAGCTGCCGTGGAGTTGGGGTGTGCATGGGTACATTTTATACCCAGGGGAGACCACAAgtggtgcggtggcacatgccactctggaggctgagacaggaggattgcaagtttgaggccaacctgggcaacttagtgagacccagtttcaaaataaaaaggactggggctgtagcgcAGAggtaagtgccccttggttcaatctgcAAAAAAAGGATATGACTTaatgatagagcatttgcctatttTGTGCCAGgagcaaggccttgggttttCTCTGCCCAGCACGTGCgtgagcgcacacacacacacacacacacacacacacacacagaccacaaTTGTGGGAAAGATAGGAAAAAGTGCCCAGAACGTGATGTAGGTGAAAGATCTGGGGTAGAAGGTGtaagggacagagagagggacagagggagggtgGCATAACTGGCCAGGGAAGGCACCTGTTCCTGGGAGCCCCAGAGCTCAGGCAGGGGACGCAGGCTGTGGCCTTTCCTGACTGACATGGCTGCCTCTCAGGCCTGTTTGCGGAGCAGAGCTTACAGGCCCTGCAGCAGGAGCTGACGTGGGAGTGTGACTACCGTCGGGAGGCAGCTTGTGCCCAGAACTTCAGGTGAGCTAACTCCTCTGAAGGCCCCGGGGgccccttccttccatcctttttccttccttcattcctgcCCAACATGAGTCAGAAATGGATGTCCCCCAGCCTCTGGCAGCTGGAACCCTGGGGTTTGACCAGCAaactctttttcttctatttctccttcACGTGTTCCCTTGTGTCCTCTGTGAGTGTGAACAGATCACTTCTCGCTGAGTGTCAGGATGTGGATCCACTGTGGTCTGACATAGGTACTTAACATACCCACTAGACTACCaaagtttttcttgtttgtttttggtactggagattaaacccaggggtgctttaccactgagccatgtcccctgccaccccccccttttaattttgagttaagttgctaaattgctgagggccttgctacattgctaaggtaggcctcaaacttgtgattctgttgcctcagcctcctgggtcactgagattgcaggtgtgtgccatggcgtCTTGCCAGACTGACCAAAATTGAACCATTTGGCAGCATCAACATTGAAGAGGATTGGACTTCAGAGCCTCCCTTACCCACTGTGGGCAGGAGGAGATATTGATAGAAGCatttttgtacaagggattgaacccagggcattttacTACAGAGCCCttactacatccccagtcctttttgtttgtgtggtgctggggattgaacccagggccttgtgaaagcaaggtgagcactctaccaactgaactatatcactagcccaatccccagccctttttattttgaattttgagacagagcattgttaagttgctaagtctgACCTCAAGTTTgcagtcctcctatctcagcctcccagatcactGAGATAGAGATGTGTACCCTGCTTGAAACAGCCATTTTGGAGAACACTTTGGCACCATCCAATAAACCTTTGTATTCACACCTTCAACCTAGCTATTGCTTCTTGCTGAATACTATAGGGATACTCATGCGATTATACACTATCAGACTTTTCTAGAATTCTTAGAGCAGCATAGTTTCTAAGATCCCCACTATCAGACTTTTCTAGAACACTTAGAGCAGCATAGTTTCTAAGattcccaaactggaaacaacccaaatattgAATCTATTCAGCAGGGCAGATAAACAAATTATGATGTATTCATCAGTGGCATAGATAACAGTGAACATGAACAAACTACAGTTATATAGGACAATGTGGCTATATCTTGGAATTTTGGTGATGTGCAACAATTAAtgacaccccccacacacacacagtggggcTCACACATTTACTGAAGGTCTACAATGTACCAAGCTTAGTAGGCAGGAATCAGCAGAAGGCAGTGTTTTGGGACATGTGTCCCAGACTCAAACAGGAATGGGATCCAGTCTTGGGTAAGCCCTTACCAGACTGGGCTGCTTCTATACAGGACCTCAGAAAAGTGTCCTCACTGGATGGTAATAATAAAAGGGATTTGTcctagccaggtgcggtggcatacacctgtaattccagcaactcaggttgctgaggcagaaggatcacaagttcaaggccagccttagcaacttagcaagaccctaagcaaataaaaataaaaagggctggggatgtggcacagaggtaaagttcctctgggttcaatccccaggacaaaaaaaaaatggacttgtGCTGATTAAGTgctcagcacagggcctggctcttCAGAAGTGGTTCAAATATCAGAAATCTTACAAACAAGGACAAACATATCAGCTTGAAGCAGGGCCTTGAAGATGGGCATgcaaagcaggaggaggaggcagagcacACCCCTGTGGGATCTGAGAATACCCTTCTCCCACAGGATTCCCCAGGGCCCTTAGGGGAAAAATCCACCTCATTCCCCTAGCCTCTGCCCATCTGCCTGGTCCTTACTCTCCACCAAACCACGTGTCCTCAATGAGAGGCTTCACTCATATTTGCCTCCCAACTCTTAATTTGACACATTTTTCTCAATCTATAGTTGTCTTTTAGGGTGTGAGCTCTGGTTGGGCAGGCCAGCTCTGGCTCAGTCACTGATCTTCCCCCAGCACTGGGCAGCACAAAAGCAGAGAAGGATTCCTTCCCTTTATTTACCAATGTTCAGAGTACAGCCCGACCTCACATCCACAGGGGACatattccaagacccccagtggatgcttGAAACTGGATAGTCCCAAACCCTACGTCAGCTGTGTACACCTATGGTAAAGTCTAGCTTAGGCGCAGCACTTTCTGAAGCAACATGGAGCCATTAGTCAAAACACTTCTATTCAAATCTTCCACCCACAAATTTATGCCTTTTCTATCTTAACTAACTACTTATCATGCACTGTGGCCACAACTTTTACAGTTTGAGGTGTTACAGCAAAACtaacatgaatttcttttttcttcttcacagtTTCACAGATTTGATCTTACCATAGATCTTAGCAATTTCAACCTacgattttttttctttccttattaagtcaAGAGCTTTTGGCTCAGAGAAAAGCACTCTAtacttctctttggcatatctgaaaTGCCATTATCACTCCTGCTTTGGGGCCATTGTTAAGTGTTACTTGAACATAAGCATTGCGATACCATGAAAATcaatctgataactgagatggTTACTAAGTGACTAACGGGCGGGTAGTATATACAGTGTGTATATCCTAGACAAGATGATGATTCATGTCCCAGGCAGGATGGAGTGAGATTTTATCACACTAATCAGAATGGTATGCAGTTTGAAACTTGTGAATTGTTTACTTATGGAATTTTTCATTCAGATCATAGTTGACTGCAAGTAACTGAAACCTTGGGAAATTAAACCACAAAGTAAGGAGGGACTCCTGCCAGttggggtggtgcacacctgtaatcccagcaactctggaggctgagacctgaggattgcaaattccaggccagcctgggcaatttaacgaGACTTTgtatcaaaattgaaaaaaaggactgggatatggctcagtagaagattgtccctgggttcaatcccctagtaccaccaaaaaacatTAGGGGGCACTCCTGTAGTTACTCTTAAGGAGTGACCTATGAGTATTACTAAAGATACTCAGTGGTCTTAGAAGATAGATATTCAGTGACGATCTTGGggatgaattaataaaatgatttttaaatagtagTGCATAAGCTAAATACACTGAGTTTATCCTGGGACAACCAGAAGTCAGAGAAGGGTTTCCAGTAGGGAAGTGGTAGATGATCTCCAGCAATACCCGGTTAAAGGACAAGCTATTAGGCTACAGAGGTATTTGCTAAATGTCAGTCTGGTTAGGTATTGGCTGTCACCCAGGGCAGACCAAGGCCAGAGTAGcccaggagagaaggaaaagcttaGAGAAGAGCTTCATGAAGGACATCTCGGAGGCCTGCTCAAACCAGGCCTCAGGGtcctgagcaaaaaaaaaaaaaacttcattccttcccttcctcctgccatAGGCAGCTGTTGGCAGATGACCCCTTCTTCCGGGTGCCAGCTGTGGTTAAGGAGCTGTGCACAAGGCGGGTGCTAGGCATGGAGCTGGCCGGAGGTGTCCCTCTGGATCAATGCCAGGGACTGAGTCAGGATGTCCGGAACCAGGTAATTGCCTTATGGGGCAGTAGAGAGGGACAGGCCCTCGCTCCCTCTTCAGGCCAGGGAGGACTTTGCACAGGGTCACGCCCGTTGAGGTGTCTTCTCCCTACCCCAGATCTGCTTCCAGCTCCTGAGGCTGTGTCTGCGGGAGCTGTTTGAGTTCAGATTCATGCAGACGGACCCCAACTGGGCCAACTTCCTGTATGATGCCTCCAGCCACCAGGTTGGTTCCTTCTGGTGAGAGTGGGGGTACATTAGCTGCCATCACAAATATTCCCTGATATTTCAGCCAATGAACACACTTGTAGTTCATTGCTCACGCAGCAGGCTGGGATGGTCCTTCTGAGCACAGTGATTCAGGCCACGCTTCTCCCCTTTTGTGGCCGTGCCTTCTGCTAGGCCTTGCCATGTTCTGCTTCCAGTGGAAGTCGGGGGTTGAGAGTCTAACCTCCTGCCTACCTGCCTTGGCCAAGTGACGTGGCATTTCCTCTGCCATTCCATTGATGATGCCCTAGAGGAATTAGTGCCACAATGGGGAAGCAGAGTGACCACTAGGACACTAGTGGTGGTCAGG from Urocitellus parryii isolate mUroPar1 chromosome 15, mUroPar1.hap1, whole genome shotgun sequence includes:
- the Coq8b gene encoding atypical kinase COQ8B, mitochondrial, with the protein product MWLEVVGVLHGTCGQLGRTVGLPCWGRVPRPHWWGPCRGSWAQKFHQDGPGRGLREEDIRRAREARLRKTPRPQLSNRSQERKVPVSRISRLASFGGLAVSLGLGALAEVAKKSLPGGHQQSEGGSKLGSSPFLSEANAERIVQTLCTVRGAALKVGQMLSIQDNSFISPQLQRIFERVRQSADFMPRWQMLRVLEEELGKDWQTKVASLEEVPFAAASIGQVHRGLLRDGTEVAVKIQYPGVAQSIQSDVQNLLAVLKMSTALPEGLFAEQSLQALQQELTWECDYRREAACAQNFRQLLADDPFFRVPAVVKELCTRRVLGMELAGGVPLDQCQGLSQDVRNQICFQLLRLCLRELFEFRFMQTDPNWANFLYDASSHQVTLLDFGASREFGTEFTDHYIEVVKAAAEGNRDQVLQKSQDLKFLTGFETKAFSDAHVEAVMILGEPFAAPGPYDFGAGDTARRVQGLIPVLLQHRLCPPPEETYALHRKLAGAFLACARLHAHIACRDLFQDTYHRYWASRQAQPLPAAS